A genome region from Populus alba chromosome 3, ASM523922v2, whole genome shotgun sequence includes the following:
- the LOC118038020 gene encoding uncharacterized protein codes for MAVTCFSSPHIPVQNSGPVLEPVRKSRMLKQSSHVLLKKAPTLLVRSSFKDKVFENQAEGIVCYRDDSGEIICEGLDEGPRFHHPLPSSSVSYHSRDAEIINLLQQGLHQIVGGGEFNDADNGVIAAQEDCNQNGFNRFC; via the exons ATGGCTGTAACATGCTTTTCTTCTCCTCACATCCCCGTTCAAAACTCAGGACCTGTTTTGGAGCCTGTAAGGAAATCTCGGATGCTTAAACAGAGTAGTCATGTTCTACTCAAGAAAGCACCTACACTTTTAGTCAGATCCTCCTTCAAAGACAAG GTTTTCGAGAATCAAGCCGAGGGCATAGTTTGTTATAGAGATGACAGTGGGGAGATAATTTGTGAAGGATTAGATGAAGGCCCTCGTTTTCACCATCCTCTTCCAAGTTCATCGGTATCATATCATTCAAG GGATGCTGAGATCATCAATCTTCTTCAACAAGGATTGCATCAGATTGTTGGTGGCGGCGAGTTTAACGATGCTGACAATGGTGTTATTGCTGCGCAAGAGGACTGCAATCAGAATGGTTTTAACAGATTTTGCTGA
- the LOC118038049 gene encoding proteasome subunit alpha type-5: MFLTRTEYDRGVNTFSPEGRLFQVEYAIEAIKLGSTAIGLKTKEGVVLAVEKRITSTLLEPSSVEKVMEIDECIGCAMSGLIADARTLVEHARVETQNHRFSYGEPMTVESTTQALCDLALRFGEGDEESMSRPFGVSLLIAGHDEKGPSLYYTDPSGTFWQCNAKAIGSGSEGADSTLQEQYNKDLTLKEAETIALSILKQVMEEKVTPNNVDIAKVAPVYHLYTPAEVEEVISRL, encoded by the exons ATGTTTCTCACAAG gacTGAGTATGATAGAGGAGTCAACACTTTCTCTCCAGAAGGAAGATTGTTTCAGGTTGAATATGCTATTGAAGCCATCAAG CTTGGTTCAACTGCAATTGGTTTAAAGACGAAAGAAGGTGTTGTGCTTGCGGTTGAGAAGCGTATCACTTCAACCCTGCTG GAGCCCAGTAGTGTGGAGAAAGTCATGGAAATTGATGAATGTATTGGATGTGCTATGAGTGGACTAATTGCAGATGCTCGTACGCTTGTTGAGCATGCCCGGGTTGAAACTCAG AACCACAGATTCTCATACGGTGAGCCTATGACAGTGGAGTCTACAACACAAGCACTCTGTGATCTGGCCCTGCGATTTGGTGAAGGTGATGAAGAATCCATG TCTCGTCCATTTGGGGTGTCTCTTCTAATTGCTGGTCATGACGAGAAAGGACCCAGCTT GTATTACACAGATCCATCTGGCACATTTTGGCAGTGCAATGCAAAGGCTATTGGTTCAGGGTCAGAAGGTGCAGACAGTACACTACAGGAGCAATATAACAAG GACCTCACTCTTAAAGAAGCTGAGACAATCGCTCTTTCTATTCTAAAGCAAGTCATGGAAGAAAAG GTGACTCCCAACAATGTCGACATTGCCAAGGTGGCACCTGTATACCATTTATACACCCCTGCTGAGGTGGAGGAAGTCATTAGCCGCCTTTGA
- the LOC118037900 gene encoding alanine aminotransferase 2 has product MRRSVIRSAKALSNCSCQNHWNVRLLRPLASSPSRFLSSTSVLDSPTPPPSSMPPVSLDNINPKVLKCEYAVRGEIVTLAQALQEELKSKPGSHPFDEILYCNIGNPQSLGQQPITFFREVLALCDHPSILDRSETQGLFSADAIERAWQILDQIPGRATGAYSHSQGIKGLRDTISAGIEARDGFPADPNDIFLTDGASPAVHMMMQLLIRSEKDGILCPIPQYPLYSASIALHGGALVPYYLDEATGWGLEVSELKKQLADAKSKGITPRALVVINPGNPTGQVLAEDNQRGIVEFCKQEGLVLLADEVYQENVYAPEKKFHSFKKVARSMGYGEKDISLVSYQSVSKGYYGECGKRGGYMEVTGFGPEIREQIYKVASVNLCSNISGQILASLVMSPPKVGDESYESYSAEKDGILSSLARRAKTLEDAFNNLEGVTCNKAEGAMYLFPCIRLPEKAIKAAEAAKTAPDNFYCRRLLNATGIVVVPGSGFGQLPGTWHFRCTILPQEDKIPAVVSRLTEFHKSFMDEFSD; this is encoded by the exons ATGCGGAGATCCGTTATTAGGTCAGCTAAAGCCCTTTCAAACTGCTCCTGTCAAAATCATTGGAACGTGCGGCTGCTGCGTCCTTTAGCCTCTTCTCCTTCACGTTTCCTGTCTTCTACCTCCGTTCTTGATTCCCCCACCCCTCCTCCTTCATCTATGCCTCCTGTTTCTCTTGATAACATTAATCCCAAG GTTTTAAAATGTGAATATGCTGTCCGTGGCGAGATTGTCACCCTTGCACAG GCGTTACAAGAAGAGTTAAAGTCTAAGCCAGGCTCACACCCCTTTGATGAG ATACTTTACTGCAATATTGGAAATCCTCAGTCTCTTGGTCAGCAGCCTATCACCTTTTTCCGTGAG GTTCTTGCATTATGTGACCATCCTTCCATTTTGGACAGAAGTGAAACTCAGGGTTTGTTCAG TGCTGATGCCATAGAGAGAGCTTGGCAGATTCTTGATCAAATTCCTGGAAGGGCCACTGGTGCTTATAGTCACAGCCAG GGAATCAAAGGACTGCGTGATACAATTTCTGCTGGAATTGAAGCCCGTGATGGCTTTCCTGCTGATCCAAATGATATTTTCTTGACAGATGGTGCAAGTCCAGCG GTCCACATGATGATGCAGTTACTGATACGATCAGAGAAAGATGGCATACTTTGTCCCATTCCTCAGTATCCCCTGTACTCTGCTTCAATTGCTCTCCATGGTGGTGCTCTG GTTCCCTACTATCTTGATGAAGCAACTGGGTGGGGCTTGGAAGTTTCTGAGCTTAAGAAGCAGTTGGCAGATGCAAAGTCCAAGGGAATTACCCCTAGGGCCCTGGTTGTGATAAATCCAGGAAACCCAACAGGGCAG GTTCTTGCAGAGGATAATCAGCGGGGGATCGTGGAGTTTTGCAAGCAAGAAGGTCTTGTCCTTCTTGCGGATGAG GTTTATCAGGAAAATGTTTATGCTCCCGAGAAAAAGTTCCACTCATTTAAGAAGGTTGCTCGGTCTATGGGATATGGGGAAAAGGATATATCTTTAGTATCTTATCAGTCTGTCTCTAAAG GTTACTATGGAGAGTGTGGAAAGAGAGGAGGTTACATGGAAGTCACTGGGTTTGGTCCTGAAATAAGAGAGCAAATATACAAAGTTGCATCTGTGAATCTATGTTCCAACATTTCTGGTCAAATTCTTGCAAGTCTCGTCATGAGCCCACCTAAG GTCGGAGATGAATCATATGAATCATACTCTGCTGAAAAAGATGGAATCCTCTCATCTTTAGCGAGACGTGCAAAG ACGCTGGAAGATGCATTCAATAATCTAGAGGGTGTAACTTGCAACAAAGCAGAAGGGGCAATGTATCTCTTCCCCTGCATCCGCTTGCCTGAAAAGGCAATTAAAGCTGCTGAAGCTGCAAAAACAGCTCCAGATAACTTCTATTGTCGCCGTCTGCTCAATGCCACTGGAATTGTTGTTGTTCCTGGTTCTGGCTTTGGGCAG CTTCCGGGCACTTGGCATTTTAGGTGCACCATACTACCTCAAGAAGATAAGATTCCAGCAGTTGTGTCCCGTCTCACAGAGTTCCACAAGAGTTTCATGGATGAGTTTAGCGATTGA